The Megalops cyprinoides isolate fMegCyp1 chromosome 9, fMegCyp1.pri, whole genome shotgun sequence genome has a window encoding:
- the st3gal4 gene encoding CMP-N-acetylneuraminate-beta-galactosamide-alpha-2,3-sialyltransferase 4 isoform X2, producing the protein MSLKIVKIWFIRVVPVVLFFISYYYTQFFLQSNAGTARSLTSSKTVCDSWMRSRRWESLNLNVTRKTSLFLKLADFFWQQPQSTLPLPYGIKGSELFLLKVLAVTASYEMPTSIEKLNNAPVRGYEDDVGNKTTMRLFYPESASYNPSLHNDPDTIMVLVPFKQHDLRWLKEILYDEKRVRKGFWKPPPQIWLGHTSQIRVLDPFFLKQTASALLRIPLQPKRNQRPVHPTTGILAVYMALNYCDVVHVAGFGYPKFRDQKQPIHYYGHETMKSMKDSNHDLPHEAEALKRLEDAGAILYLHPHS; encoded by the exons TATGGTTCATTAGAGTGGTTCCCGTGGTGCTCTTCTTCATCTCTTACTACTACACTCAGTTCTTCCTCCAGAG CAATGCAGGGACTGCCAGGTCTCTCACCTCAAGCAAAACTGTGTGCGACAGCTGGATGAGGTCGAGGAGATGGGAGAGCCTCAACCTGAA TGTCACCAGAAAAACCAGTCTCTTCTTAAAGCTGGCTGACTTCTTCTGGCAGCAACCTCAGTCCACTCTACCATTGCCATATGGAATCAAGGGCAGTG agCTGTTTCTCCTGAAGGTCTTGGCAGTCACAGCGAGCTATGAAATGCCGACCAGTATTGAGAA GTTGAATAATGCCCCTGTGAGGGGTTATGAGGACGATGTGGGCAACAAGACCACCATGCGTCTCTTCTACCCTGAGTCGGCATCTTACAACCCCAGCCTCCACAACGACCCTGATACCATCATGGTGCTGGTGCCTTTCAAGCAGCATGACCTGCGCTGGCTGAAGGAGATCCTTTATGACGAGAAGAGG gTGAGGAAAGGCTTCTGGAAGCCTCCACCTCAGATCTGGCTGGGGCACACCAGCCAAATCCGGGTTCTGGACCCCTTTTTCCTGAAGCAGACAGCCAGCGCTCTGCTCAGAATCCCTCTGCAGCCAAAGAGAAATCAG AGGCCCGTTCACCCCACCACAGGGATTCTGGCCGTGTACATGGCGCTGAACTACTGTGACGTGGTGCACGTGGCAGGATTCGGGTACCCCAAGTTCAGAGATCAGAAGCAGCCTATTCACTACTATGGACATGAGACTATGAAGTCCATGAAG GATTCCAACCATGACCTCCCCCATGAAGCCGAAGCGCTGAAGAGACTGGAGGATGCTGGAGCCATTCTGTacctccacccccactcctGA
- the st3gal4 gene encoding CMP-N-acetylneuraminate-beta-galactosamide-alpha-2,3-sialyltransferase 4 isoform X1, with protein MSLKIVKIWFIRVVPVVLFFISYYYTQFFLQSNAGTARSLTSSKTVCDSWMRSRRWESLNLNVTRKTSLFLKLADFFWQQPQSTLPLPYGIKGSELFLLKVLAVTASYEMPTSIENLDCRTCVVIGNGFAIKNSSLGAAINKYDVVIRLNNAPVRGYEDDVGNKTTMRLFYPESASYNPSLHNDPDTIMVLVPFKQHDLRWLKEILYDEKRVRKGFWKPPPQIWLGHTSQIRVLDPFFLKQTASALLRIPLQPKRNQRPVHPTTGILAVYMALNYCDVVHVAGFGYPKFRDQKQPIHYYGHETMKSMKDSNHDLPHEAEALKRLEDAGAILYLHPHS; from the exons TATGGTTCATTAGAGTGGTTCCCGTGGTGCTCTTCTTCATCTCTTACTACTACACTCAGTTCTTCCTCCAGAG CAATGCAGGGACTGCCAGGTCTCTCACCTCAAGCAAAACTGTGTGCGACAGCTGGATGAGGTCGAGGAGATGGGAGAGCCTCAACCTGAA TGTCACCAGAAAAACCAGTCTCTTCTTAAAGCTGGCTGACTTCTTCTGGCAGCAACCTCAGTCCACTCTACCATTGCCATATGGAATCAAGGGCAGTG agCTGTTTCTCCTGAAGGTCTTGGCAGTCACAGCGAGCTATGAAATGCCGACCAGTATTGAGAA CCTGGACTGCAGGACCTGTGTTGTCATCGGCAATGGCTTTGCGATCAAGAACAGTTCACTTGGGGCTGCTATCAACAAGTATGATGTTGTGATCAG GTTGAATAATGCCCCTGTGAGGGGTTATGAGGACGATGTGGGCAACAAGACCACCATGCGTCTCTTCTACCCTGAGTCGGCATCTTACAACCCCAGCCTCCACAACGACCCTGATACCATCATGGTGCTGGTGCCTTTCAAGCAGCATGACCTGCGCTGGCTGAAGGAGATCCTTTATGACGAGAAGAGG gTGAGGAAAGGCTTCTGGAAGCCTCCACCTCAGATCTGGCTGGGGCACACCAGCCAAATCCGGGTTCTGGACCCCTTTTTCCTGAAGCAGACAGCCAGCGCTCTGCTCAGAATCCCTCTGCAGCCAAAGAGAAATCAG AGGCCCGTTCACCCCACCACAGGGATTCTGGCCGTGTACATGGCGCTGAACTACTGTGACGTGGTGCACGTGGCAGGATTCGGGTACCCCAAGTTCAGAGATCAGAAGCAGCCTATTCACTACTATGGACATGAGACTATGAAGTCCATGAAG GATTCCAACCATGACCTCCCCCATGAAGCCGAAGCGCTGAAGAGACTGGAGGATGCTGGAGCCATTCTGTacctccacccccactcctGA